In the Apteryx mantelli isolate bAptMan1 chromosome 1, bAptMan1.hap1, whole genome shotgun sequence genome, one interval contains:
- the LOC106495541 gene encoding glutamate carboxypeptidase 2-like isoform X2, with product MWTSLRTVTEPAGPRAASGRFWALILGAAAGLFLLGFLIGWLAKPTEEKTSVSPHEEMKKAFMTEMKAENIKQFLYNFTRLPHLAGTEENLHLAKQIEAEWKEFGLDSVQLAHYDVLLSYPDETKPNYISIIDEHGNEIFNTSLFEPPPPGYEAVRNVVPPYSAFSAQGMPEGELVYVNYGRTEDFFKLEREMGINCTGKIVIARYGKIFRGNKVKNAELAGAKGVILYSDPADYCAPGVNPYPTGWNLPGGGAQRGNVLNLNGAGDPLTPGYPAKEYTYRLDKASGIGLPKIPVHPIGYHDAESLLRNMGGPAPPHNSWKGSLNVSYNIGPGFTTNYSTRKVKIHIHSNNKVTRIYNVIGTIRGTMEPDRYVILGGHRDSWVFGGIDPQSGAAVVHEIVRSFGKLKKEGWRPRRTVIFASWDAEEFGLLGSTEWAEENAKVLQTRGVAYINADSSIEGNYTLRVDCTPLMYRLVYSLTKEIPSPDEGFEGKSLYESWYKKNPSREYKEVPRINKLGSGNDFEVFFQRLGIASGRARYSKNWNVEKYSSYPVYHSVYETYEIVERFYDPTFKNHLTVAQVRGGLVFELANSVVLPFDCRDYAAAVSNYAYIIYNLSKNHEEELSTYSVSFDALFSAVKNFTEVAAHFHESLQQIDINKS from the exons GCTGGCTTGCAAAACCTACAGAAGAGAAGACATCTGTGAGTCCTCATGAAGAGATGAAGAAGGCATTTATGActgaaatgaaagctgaaaaCATCAAGCAGTTTCTTTA CAATTTTACACGCCTTCCACACCTAGCAGGAACAGAGGAGAATCTGCACCTGGCAAAGCAAATCGAAGCTGAGTGGAAGGAGTTCGGACTGGATTCTGTTCAGTTGGCTCACTATGATGTCTTGCTTTCTTACCCAGATGAAACTAAGCCCAACTACATCTCAATAATTGATGAGCATGGAAATGAg ATTTTCAACACATCCTTATTTGAGCCTCCTCCTCCAGGATATGAGGCTGTTAGAAATGTGGTGCCACCTTACAGTGCATTTTCAGCCCAAGGAATGCCTGAG GGTGAATTAGTGTATGTGAATTATGGCCGCACTGAGGACTTCTTTAAGCTAGAGCGTGAAATGGGAATCAACTGTACAGGAAAGATTGTTATCGCTAGATATGGCAAGATCTTCAGAGGAAATAAG gtaaaGAATGCTGAATTGGCAGGTGCCAAGGGAGTCATTCTGTACTCTGACCCTGCTGACTACTGTGCCCCAGGAGTAAATCCCTATCCAACCGGCTGGAACCTGCCAGGTGGAGGAGCTCAGCGTGGAAATGTATTAAacctgaatggggcaggggatcCTCTGACACCAGGTTATCCTGCAAAGG aatacACCTACCGATTAGACAAAGCCAGTGGTATAGGTCTCCCAAAAATTCCAGTCCATCCCATTGGTTATCATGATGCTGAGTCACTACTGCG tAACATGGGAGGACCTGCACCACCACACAATAGCTGGAAAGGAAGTTTGAATGTATCTTACAACATCGGTCCTGGTTTCACAACAAATTATTCTACAAG AAAGGTGAAAATACACATTCATAGTAACAACAAAGTAACAAGGATTTACAATGTGATCGGAACCATCAGAGGCACAATGGAACCAG ACAGATATGTCATCCTGGGAGGCCACCGTGATTCTTGGGTATTTGGTGGCATTGATCCTCAGAGTGGGGCAGCTGTGGTTCATGAGATTGTGAGGAGCTTTGGAAAACTAAAAAAGGAAG GATGGAGGCCAAGGAGAACAGTGATATTTGCAAGCTGGGATGCAGAGGAATTTGGCTTGTTAGGATCGACAGAGTGGGCTGAG GAAAATGCCAAAGTATTACAGACACGAGGAGTGGCTTATATCAATGCAGATTCCTCCATTGAAG gaaACTACACACTAAGAGTAGATTGTACACCATTGATGTACAGACTAGTGTACAGCCTGACCAAAGAG ATACCAAGTCCTGATGAGGGATTTGAAGGCAAATCTCTATATGAGAGCTGGTATAAAAAAAACCCATCGAGAGAATATAAAGAGGTCCCCAG AATAAATAAACTGGGTTCTGGCAATGACTTTGAGGTCTTTTTTCAACGGCTTGGCATCGCTTCTGGCAGAGCCCGTTACAGTAAAAACTGG aatGTAGAAAAATATAGCAGCTATCCAGTTTACCACAGTGTCTATGAAACCTATGAAATTGTGGAGAGGTTTTATGATCCTACTTTCAAGAATCATCTGACAGTAGCTCAGGTACGGGGAGGGCTGGTGTTTGAATTGGCCAACTCCGTTGTCCTTCCTTTTGACTGCAGAGATTATGCAGCAGCTGTGAGCAATTACGCTTACATCATCTATAATTTGTCAAAGAATCATGAAGAGGAACTGTCGACATACAGTGTATCCTTTG ATgctctgttttcagctgtgaagaATTTTACAGAAGTCGCTGCTCACTTTCATGAGAGCCTGCAGCAAATAGATATCAATAA GTCTTAG
- the LOC106495541 gene encoding putative N-acetylated-alpha-linked acidic dipeptidase isoform X1 has product MWTSLRTVTEPAGPRAASGRFWALILGAAAGLFLLGFLIGWLAKPTEEKTSVSPHEEMKKAFMTEMKAENIKQFLYNFTRLPHLAGTEENLHLAKQIEAEWKEFGLDSVQLAHYDVLLSYPDETKPNYISIIDEHGNEIFNTSLFEPPPPGYEAVRNVVPPYSAFSAQGMPEGELVYVNYGRTEDFFKLEREMGINCTGKIVIARYGKIFRGNKVKNAELAGAKGVILYSDPADYCAPGVNPYPTGWNLPGGGAQRGNVLNLNGAGDPLTPGYPAKEYTYRLDKASGIGLPKIPVHPIGYHDAESLLRNMGGPAPPHNSWKGSLNVSYNIGPGFTTNYSTRKVKIHIHSNNKVTRIYNVIGTIRGTMEPDRYVILGGHRDSWVFGGIDPQSGAAVVHEIVRSFGKLKKEGWRPRRTVIFASWDAEEFGLLGSTEWAEENAKVLQTRGVAYINADSSIEGNYTLRVDCTPLMYRLVYSLTKEIPSPDEGFEGKSLYESWYKKNPSREYKEVPRINKLGSGNDFEVFFQRLGIASGRARYSKNWNVEKYSSYPVYHSVYETYEIVERFYDPTFKNHLTVAQVRGGLVFELANSVVLPFDCRDYAAAVSNYAYIIYNLSKNHEEELSTYSVSFDALFSAVKNFTEVAAHFHESLQQIDINNLLAVRSLNDQLMFLERAFIDPLGLPGRPFYRHVIFAPSSHNKYAGESFPGIYDAMFDIKSKADQHKAWEEVKKQISIAAFTVQAAAETLKEVG; this is encoded by the exons GCTGGCTTGCAAAACCTACAGAAGAGAAGACATCTGTGAGTCCTCATGAAGAGATGAAGAAGGCATTTATGActgaaatgaaagctgaaaaCATCAAGCAGTTTCTTTA CAATTTTACACGCCTTCCACACCTAGCAGGAACAGAGGAGAATCTGCACCTGGCAAAGCAAATCGAAGCTGAGTGGAAGGAGTTCGGACTGGATTCTGTTCAGTTGGCTCACTATGATGTCTTGCTTTCTTACCCAGATGAAACTAAGCCCAACTACATCTCAATAATTGATGAGCATGGAAATGAg ATTTTCAACACATCCTTATTTGAGCCTCCTCCTCCAGGATATGAGGCTGTTAGAAATGTGGTGCCACCTTACAGTGCATTTTCAGCCCAAGGAATGCCTGAG GGTGAATTAGTGTATGTGAATTATGGCCGCACTGAGGACTTCTTTAAGCTAGAGCGTGAAATGGGAATCAACTGTACAGGAAAGATTGTTATCGCTAGATATGGCAAGATCTTCAGAGGAAATAAG gtaaaGAATGCTGAATTGGCAGGTGCCAAGGGAGTCATTCTGTACTCTGACCCTGCTGACTACTGTGCCCCAGGAGTAAATCCCTATCCAACCGGCTGGAACCTGCCAGGTGGAGGAGCTCAGCGTGGAAATGTATTAAacctgaatggggcaggggatcCTCTGACACCAGGTTATCCTGCAAAGG aatacACCTACCGATTAGACAAAGCCAGTGGTATAGGTCTCCCAAAAATTCCAGTCCATCCCATTGGTTATCATGATGCTGAGTCACTACTGCG tAACATGGGAGGACCTGCACCACCACACAATAGCTGGAAAGGAAGTTTGAATGTATCTTACAACATCGGTCCTGGTTTCACAACAAATTATTCTACAAG AAAGGTGAAAATACACATTCATAGTAACAACAAAGTAACAAGGATTTACAATGTGATCGGAACCATCAGAGGCACAATGGAACCAG ACAGATATGTCATCCTGGGAGGCCACCGTGATTCTTGGGTATTTGGTGGCATTGATCCTCAGAGTGGGGCAGCTGTGGTTCATGAGATTGTGAGGAGCTTTGGAAAACTAAAAAAGGAAG GATGGAGGCCAAGGAGAACAGTGATATTTGCAAGCTGGGATGCAGAGGAATTTGGCTTGTTAGGATCGACAGAGTGGGCTGAG GAAAATGCCAAAGTATTACAGACACGAGGAGTGGCTTATATCAATGCAGATTCCTCCATTGAAG gaaACTACACACTAAGAGTAGATTGTACACCATTGATGTACAGACTAGTGTACAGCCTGACCAAAGAG ATACCAAGTCCTGATGAGGGATTTGAAGGCAAATCTCTATATGAGAGCTGGTATAAAAAAAACCCATCGAGAGAATATAAAGAGGTCCCCAG AATAAATAAACTGGGTTCTGGCAATGACTTTGAGGTCTTTTTTCAACGGCTTGGCATCGCTTCTGGCAGAGCCCGTTACAGTAAAAACTGG aatGTAGAAAAATATAGCAGCTATCCAGTTTACCACAGTGTCTATGAAACCTATGAAATTGTGGAGAGGTTTTATGATCCTACTTTCAAGAATCATCTGACAGTAGCTCAGGTACGGGGAGGGCTGGTGTTTGAATTGGCCAACTCCGTTGTCCTTCCTTTTGACTGCAGAGATTATGCAGCAGCTGTGAGCAATTACGCTTACATCATCTATAATTTGTCAAAGAATCATGAAGAGGAACTGTCGACATACAGTGTATCCTTTG ATgctctgttttcagctgtgaagaATTTTACAGAAGTCGCTGCTCACTTTCATGAGAGCCTGCAGCAAATAGATATCAATAA TCTACTTGCTGTCAGATCTTTAAATGATCAGCTCATGTTTCTAGAAAGGGCTTTCATTGATCCTCTTGGACTGCCTGGCAGGCCATTCTACAG ACATGTCATCTTTGCTCCAAGCAGCCATAATAAGTATGCAGGAGAATCATTCCCAGGAATCTATGATGCCATGTTTGACATTAAAAGCAAAGCTGATCAACATAAAGCCTGGGAAGAAGTAAAGAAACAGATATCCATTGCAGCCTTCactgtgcaggcagcagcagagacacTGAAAGAAGTAGGATAA